The Oryzias melastigma strain HK-1 linkage group LG13, ASM292280v2, whole genome shotgun sequence genome window below encodes:
- the LOC112149725 gene encoding zinc finger protein 345: MEARFGREVASIVEVGIQATVSVFRDVCAKEGLSPDWEEARSGEIREIEKCLVVQIHKVFTEFCSELFEENEVLRAKVEQLEDVLQRKAGQLEQELEARVGQLGRDMEQLEKELKTMSESGTKAEEEPNLTGGPLQPAPHLLTSPQESTSDQFPESSGSADSVPCSPPLPEPAEAVLVDSPPSVLTQPSVDALPPQPPTSTEASAIILKPPSPRSEPADPPDCDLGAPDSVQEKEPVEHKVPGKVGRPRKQTHQTSEAASACSTEENQSRAAEIQGRSLRRLQSQAGKRFFCEHCDSGFHWKSDLKKHVDLHKKKFSCEQCDKSFLDEASLENHLSSHSSTQSLLPFRCPHCKRSYRREESLLNHLKRHQQARPPKPFGCDQCKKTFRVKQSLENHLLRHEKWKQLVKCQLCDKTCRTSVQLKSHMAVHSEDRPFSCATCGKEFKSKDTLRFHQMVHTNAKKYKCPMCEESFKYAHSLTVHKRKHTGDSPFTCDQCNRSYRTGTALKRHKMIHTGEKPFTCHVCGARFSLNNNLKRHLRIHTGEKPFTCQECGKSFSDNNKLKSHMLIHGARKPFMCDLCGKTFLFNCRLLMHQRYVHANKSQDAFFQSRPKKLVVIVKPFSCKICLKGFSAASSLKLHERGHSEQKEFNCSLCGKAFHNKYSFSYHQRSHSGEKPFVCDKCGKRFFQAASLKQHERIHTGEKPYKCDQCGKAFRTDGNFYRHMRIHTGEKPFECGYCQKKFHQSNQLKSHLQVHTGQKLYTCQQCGHGFSDSRQLKKHACENS, from the exons ATGGAGGCTCGGTTCGGCAGAGAGGTAGCGTCGATCGTGGAAGTCGGCATCCAGGCTACCGTATCTGTTTTCAGGGACGTCTGCGCCAAAGAGGGTCTGAGTCCGGACTGGGAGGAGGCCAGGTCCGGCGAGATCCGGGAGATTGAGAAATGTTTGGTGGTTCAGATCCACAAAGTCTTCACCGAGTTCTGCTCGGAGCTGTTCGAGGAGAACGAAGTCCTGCGGGCCAAAGTGGAGCAGCTGGAGGATGTTCTGCAGAGGAAAGCTGGGCAGCTGGAGCAGGAGCTGGAGGCCCGAGTGGGTCAGCTGGGCCGGGACATGGAGCAGCTGGAGAAGGAGCTGAAGACCATGAGTGAGAGCGGAACCAAGGCTGAAGAGGAGCCGAACCTGACAG GAGGACCGCTGCAGCCCGCCCCCCATCTCCTGACGTCCCCGCAGGAGTCCACCTCAGACCAGTTTCCAGAGTCGTCAGGAAGTGCAGACTCCGTCCCTTGCTCCCCCCCTCTGCCTGAACCTGCAGAAGCAGTGCTGGTGGACAGCCCCCCCTCTGTTCTTACACAGCCATCAGTGGACGCTTTGCCCCCCCAGCCTCCTACATCGACAGAAGCGTCTGCGATCATCCTCAAACCTCCATCACCGCGCTCTGAGCCAGCAGACCCTCCCGACTGTGACCTCGGCGCTCCAGACTCGGTGCAGGAAAAG GAGCCTGTGGAGCATAAAGTACCTGGAAAGGTGGGAAGGCCGAGGAAGCAGACGCATCAAACCAGTGAAG CTGCCTCCGCCTGCAGCACAGAGGAGAATCAAAGCCGTGCAGCTGAAATTCAGGGGCGGAGTCTAAGAAGACTACAGTCGCAGGCAGGAAAGCGGTTCTTCTGTGAACACTGCGACTCCGGTTTTCACTGGAAAAGTGATTTAAAGAAGCACGTGGATCTCCACAAGAAGAAGTTCTCCTGCGAGCAGTGTGACAAGAGCTTCCTAGATGAGGCGTCCCTGGAGAACCATCTTTCCAGCCACAGCTCTACGCAGAGCCTGCTTCCGTTCCGGTGTCCTCACTGCAAGAGGTCGTACCGGAGAGAGGAGTCGCTGCTGAACCACCTGAAGCGCCACCAGCAGGCGAGGCCTCCCAAGCCGTTCGGGTGCGATCAGTGCAAGAAGACCTTCAGGGTCAAGCAGTCTTTGGAGAACCACCTTCTGCGCCACGAGAAGTGGAAGCAGTTGGTCAAATGCCAGCTCTGCGACAAGACCTGCAGGACCTCGGTGCAGCTGAAGAGCCACATGGCGGTGCACTCGGAGGACCGCCCCTTCAGCTGCGCCACGTGCGGCAAGGAGTTCAAGAGCAAAGACACCCTTCGCTTCCACCAGATGGTTCACACCAACGCCAAGAAGTACAAGTGCCCCATGTGCGAGGAGTCCTTCAAGTACGCCCACTCCCTGACGGTGCACAAGCGGAAGCACACGGGCGACTCGCCCTTCACCTGCGACCAGTGCAATAGGTCGTACCGGACCGGCACGGCTCTGAAACGCCACAAGATGATCCACACGGGGGAGAAGCCGTTCACCTGCCACGTGTGCGGGGCCAGGTTCAGCCTCAACAACAACCTCAAACGGCATCTTCGCATTCACACGGGGGAGAAGCCCTTCACCTGCCAGGAGTGCGGCAAGAGCTTCTCGGACAACAACAAGCTCAAGAGCCACATGCTCATCCACGGCGCTCGGAAACCCTTCATGTGCGACCTCTGCGGGAAGACCTTCCTCTTCAACTGCCGGCTGCTGATGCACCAGAGGTACGTCCACGCCAACAAGAGCCAGGACGCCTTCTTCCAGAGCCGACCCAAAAAGCTGGTCGTCATCGTCAAACCGTTCAGCTGCAAAATATGTCTGAAGGGTTTCAGCGCCGCGTCCTCGCTCAAACTCCACGAGCGAGGCCACAGCGAGCAGAAGGAGTTCAACTGCAGCCTGTGCGGGAAGGCCTTCCACAACAAATACTCCTTCAGCTACCACCAGCGCAGTCACTCGGGCGAGAAGCCCTTCGTCTGCGACAAGTGCGGGAAGCGCTTTTTCCAGGCCGCCAGCCTGAAGCAGCACGAGCGCATCCACACCGGAGAGAAGCCCTACAAGTGCGACCAGTGCGGCAAGGCCTTCAGAACCGACGGAAACTTCTACAGGCACATGCGGATCCACACCGGCGAGAAGCCGTTTGAGTGCGGGTACTGCCAGAAGAAGTTCCACCAGTCCAACCAGCTGAAGTCCCACCTGCAGGTCCACACGGGTCAGAAGCTCTACACCTGCCAGCAGTGTGGACACGGGTTCTCCGACTCACGGCAGCTGAAGAAGCACGCCTGTGAGAATTCGTAA